One Niallia circulans DNA segment encodes these proteins:
- a CDS encoding beta-glucoside-specific PTS transporter subunit IIABC: MKYEQLAKDIIENVGGKENVNSVVHCITRLRFKLKDEGKANTEVLKNMDDVITVMKSGGQYQVVIGNHVPDVYKAVLGVGGFESNTSGSENVQEESQGLFNKFIDIISGIFAPTLGVLAATGMIKGFNALFVALGLYANTTGTYQILNAVGDALFYFFPIFLGYTSMKKFGGNHFIGMAIGAALVYPTLSGLSSGDPLYTLFTGTIFESPIHITFLGIPVILMSYSSSVIPIILATYVGTKLEKWFAKVIPDVVKNFLVPFFTLLVIVPLTFIVIGPVATWLGKLLGEGTLWVYDLSPILTGLVVGGLWQVFVMFGLHWGLVPIAINNISVHGSDYILAFNSATSMATAGVVLGVLVATKQKKYKTLSIPAFISAIFGVSEPALYGITLPLKRPFIITLITSSIGGCIMGIMGTKAYMMGGLGVFGLPTKISPDGIDMGFWGAVIAMAANLIVGFILTYFFGIDKKKEKEELKQNVKAQQVQEKNVPTDVVIFSPLKGEVKNLSDIDDAAFSSGLLGKGVAITPTEGKLMSPVSGIVSAVFPTKHAIGITTDSGAEILMHIGMDTVQLGGKFFSTNIKQGDRVEQGQLLIEFDIEKIKEAGYPIVTPVVVTNQDQYKEIKVANEQPIDFGGNIISLHV, from the coding sequence ATGAAATACGAACAGTTAGCAAAAGACATCATTGAAAATGTCGGGGGAAAAGAGAATGTTAACAGTGTTGTGCATTGTATAACTCGGTTACGATTTAAGTTAAAGGATGAAGGCAAAGCAAATACAGAGGTTTTAAAAAACATGGATGATGTCATCACGGTTATGAAGAGTGGAGGACAATATCAGGTCGTAATCGGAAATCATGTTCCAGATGTTTATAAAGCAGTCCTTGGAGTTGGAGGATTTGAGTCAAATACATCAGGTTCAGAAAATGTTCAAGAAGAGAGTCAAGGACTATTTAATAAATTTATAGATATTATATCTGGTATTTTTGCGCCTACTTTAGGAGTTCTGGCAGCTACTGGAATGATTAAAGGGTTTAATGCGCTATTTGTTGCTCTTGGTTTGTATGCAAATACAACGGGAACCTATCAAATTTTAAATGCTGTTGGTGATGCATTATTTTACTTTTTCCCTATCTTCTTAGGATATACATCCATGAAGAAATTTGGAGGCAACCATTTTATTGGGATGGCAATAGGTGCTGCGTTAGTTTATCCAACGCTGTCGGGTTTGAGCTCTGGTGATCCGCTTTACACTTTATTTACAGGTACTATTTTTGAATCACCCATTCATATAACTTTTTTAGGTATTCCTGTTATTCTAATGTCTTACTCATCCTCTGTCATTCCTATTATACTTGCGACATATGTAGGAACGAAATTAGAAAAATGGTTTGCTAAAGTAATTCCAGATGTTGTTAAGAATTTTTTGGTACCCTTCTTTACTTTATTAGTAATCGTTCCATTAACGTTCATCGTGATTGGTCCTGTAGCAACCTGGTTAGGTAAGCTTTTAGGTGAAGGAACTCTCTGGGTCTATGATTTAAGTCCAATTCTAACTGGTCTTGTAGTTGGAGGCTTATGGCAGGTATTTGTTATGTTTGGTTTGCACTGGGGATTAGTTCCAATTGCTATTAATAATATTAGTGTTCATGGCAGTGATTATATATTAGCATTTAATTCTGCCACATCAATGGCAACAGCTGGTGTTGTCTTAGGAGTATTAGTTGCTACTAAGCAAAAAAAATATAAAACATTAAGTATACCAGCATTTATATCCGCAATATTTGGAGTTTCAGAACCAGCGCTTTATGGGATTACACTACCGTTAAAAAGACCATTTATTATCACTCTTATAACCTCCTCTATCGGTGGGTGCATAATGGGGATTATGGGGACAAAAGCATATATGATGGGCGGACTTGGTGTGTTTGGTTTACCAACTAAAATTAGTCCTGATGGAATTGATATGGGATTTTGGGGTGCGGTCATTGCGATGGCAGCAAACTTAATCGTTGGGTTTATCTTAACTTATTTCTTCGGAATAGATAAAAAGAAAGAAAAGGAAGAGTTAAAGCAAAACGTAAAAGCTCAGCAAGTGCAAGAAAAGAATGTTCCTACAGATGTAGTTATCTTCAGTCCACTAAAAGGAGAAGTGAAAAATCTATCTGACATAGATGATGCTGCCTTTTCTTCTGGTTTACTTGGGAAAGGAGTTGCGATAACTCCGACTGAAGGGAAATTAATGTCCCCTGTAAGCGGGATAGTTTCAGCAGTATTTCCAACAAAACATGCAATCGGAATTACTACTGATTCTGGAGCAGAAATCCTCATGCATATCGGAATGGATACAGTGCAATTAGGAGGGAAGTTCTTCTCAACTAATATTAAACAAGGAGATAGAGTTGAACAAGGACAGTTATTAATTGAGTTTGATATTGAGAAAATTAAGGAAGCGGGTTATCCGATTGTGACACCGGTTGTAGTAACTAATCAGGATCAGTACAAAGAAATTAAGGTTGCTAACGAACAACCAATAGATTTTGGAGGCAATATAATTTCTTTACATGTATAA
- a CDS encoding MurR/RpiR family transcriptional regulator, with translation MQLENLINERYSSFSEGELAIAGYILKNKEIIHQLSINQLASKSLTSKSSVLRFAQKLGFSGFTELKNFMKWGNYFSQNPDVKSNLGEQIVKSVTNTVEILKNQSMLEIFQTIENSEHIYIIGTGWAQQNQASEMQRMFLGIGKEMQVLPFGHTSLYQIMIERMCEKDLLIVFSGSGNNPVLKEALTTPILKNVKILGITANANNWLMDHSTFSLYANIDSPTTVTSIYSLYSPIHVIIEMLVYSYVEYLNGK, from the coding sequence ATGCAACTTGAGAACCTAATTAATGAAAGATATAGTTCGTTCAGTGAAGGTGAACTTGCCATTGCAGGATATATACTTAAAAATAAAGAAATCATTCATCAGTTAAGCATAAACCAACTTGCATCTAAAAGTTTAACATCTAAATCATCTGTGTTAAGATTTGCTCAAAAATTAGGATTTTCAGGATTTACAGAATTAAAAAACTTTATGAAATGGGGAAACTACTTTTCTCAAAATCCAGATGTAAAAAGTAATTTGGGTGAGCAAATAGTGAAGAGTGTCACTAACACAGTAGAGATTCTAAAAAATCAAAGCATGCTTGAAATATTTCAAACGATTGAAAATAGCGAACATATATATATTATTGGCACAGGTTGGGCCCAACAAAATCAAGCCTCAGAAATGCAGAGAATGTTTTTGGGGATTGGCAAAGAAATGCAAGTTCTCCCATTTGGGCATACTAGTCTCTATCAAATTATGATTGAGAGAATGTGCGAGAAGGATTTGCTGATTGTATTTTCAGGCTCAGGTAATAATCCGGTGTTAAAGGAAGCTTTGACAACTCCTATCCTTAAAAACGTTAAAATACTGGGAATCACTGCAAATGCTAACAATTGGTTAATGGATCACTCTACATTTAGTCTTTATGCAAATATTGACTCACCTACAACTGTAACTAGTATATATTCTTTATATAGCCCTATTCATGTAATTATTGAAATGTTGGTTTATAGCTATGTAGAATATCTTAATGGAAAATAA
- a CDS encoding ROK family protein: MNLSFSFLKIYDILVKNREQSDRMLKDFLLDNSEKNNIKKQIYKYIHLHRRISKIALLQAFNLPQTTLTRIIYDLQDKGFIYNDGTGEPSGGRPPTYYAIVPNAAYVIGIDISRTHVTAILTNILFEEVEKIQYKLHAIDTPEKVIPKLIFDLKNLLIKYKIKDKALLGIGIGSVGPLDREKGIILNPDSFVATEWNNVAIVEMLNKEFSLPITLNNGANTAAYAEYYLNSLLNDSILFCINGYGVRTGFLESGVPGNNQAGDSSAAGHIVIDINGKDCICGKKGCLAAYTTYKSLLDEIVAKKDISLLTIEDNAFDFIMKLLKNNDLEVQELVLQSAYYYGVGISNMINILHPSKVFLHGKLIYQYPAYYEKVVQTIKENINITSNIIIQKSKLGEKSVALGGAIEIYNAYFK, translated from the coding sequence ATGAATTTATCTTTTTCATTCTTAAAGATATATGATATATTAGTAAAAAACAGGGAACAGAGTGATAGAATGTTAAAGGATTTCTTATTAGATAACTCGGAAAAAAATAATATTAAGAAACAAATTTATAAATATATTCACTTACACAGAAGGATATCTAAAATTGCACTCTTGCAAGCTTTTAATTTACCTCAAACTACCTTGACAAGAATAATTTACGACTTACAGGATAAAGGATTTATTTATAATGATGGAACCGGAGAACCTTCAGGTGGAAGACCACCTACGTATTATGCAATTGTTCCTAATGCCGCCTATGTAATAGGAATTGATATATCTAGAACTCATGTAACAGCTATTTTAACAAATATATTATTTGAAGAAGTAGAAAAGATTCAATATAAATTACATGCAATAGATACTCCAGAAAAGGTAATACCTAAGTTGATTTTTGATTTAAAAAACTTATTAATAAAGTATAAGATTAAAGATAAAGCTTTACTAGGTATTGGAATAGGATCTGTAGGGCCGCTTGATAGGGAAAAAGGAATAATTTTAAATCCAGATAGTTTTGTTGCAACTGAATGGAATAATGTAGCTATAGTCGAAATGCTTAATAAGGAATTTTCTTTACCAATTACTTTAAATAATGGAGCAAATACAGCTGCCTATGCTGAATATTATTTAAATAGTTTGTTAAATGACTCTATTTTATTCTGTATTAATGGTTATGGTGTGCGAACAGGTTTTTTAGAAAGTGGTGTACCAGGTAATAATCAAGCAGGCGATTCAAGTGCAGCTGGACATATTGTGATTGATATTAATGGAAAAGACTGTATTTGTGGGAAAAAAGGCTGCTTAGCTGCTTACACAACATATAAATCTTTATTGGATGAGATTGTAGCGAAAAAAGATATCTCGCTATTAACAATTGAGGATAACGCCTTTGATTTTATTATGAAGTTATTAAAAAATAATGATTTAGAAGTACAAGAGCTAGTATTGCAATCAGCTTATTACTACGGTGTAGGTATAAGTAATATGATTAATATCTTGCATCCAAGCAAAGTATTTCTGCATGGTAAGTTGATTTATCAGTACCCTGCTTATTATGAAAAAGTGGTACAAACAATAAAGGAAAATATAAACATCACCTCTAATATAATCATTCAAAAAAGTAAATTAGGAGAGAAATCGGTTGCATTAGGTGGCGCTATTGAGATATATAATGCGTATTTTAAATAG
- a CDS encoding SDR family NAD(P)-dependent oxidoreductase, with protein MNFKDKVIIVTGAAGGIGKEVVKKVVSGGAKVVLVDLNKEAIEAVQSELQLTQNNSLVVQTDVSNEENVKNYVDQTIAKFGRIDGFVNNAGVEGPAKLIEEITEKDFDFVYGINVKGVLFGLKYVLPVMKQQNAGSIVNTSSVAGLTGAPSMGLYNSSKHAVMGINKVAALEAATYNVRVNTVNPGVINTQMMRNIESNVSEDAEAAKHAYNDAVPMKRYGEPEEVANVIAFLISDESTYITSSSYTIDGGLYNV; from the coding sequence ATGAATTTTAAAGATAAAGTTATTATAGTTACTGGAGCAGCTGGCGGTATCGGGAAAGAAGTAGTGAAAAAAGTAGTTAGTGGCGGGGCAAAGGTAGTACTAGTCGATTTAAACAAAGAAGCAATTGAAGCAGTACAATCAGAGCTTCAATTAACTCAAAATAACAGTTTAGTTGTACAAACTGACGTTTCAAATGAAGAGAATGTTAAAAATTATGTTGATCAAACAATAGCTAAATTTGGTCGAATTGATGGTTTCGTAAATAATGCAGGCGTTGAAGGTCCAGCTAAACTAATTGAAGAAATAACAGAAAAAGACTTTGATTTTGTATATGGTATTAATGTGAAGGGTGTGCTATTTGGTCTTAAATATGTATTGCCTGTGATGAAACAGCAGAATGCTGGTTCCATTGTTAATACATCTTCTGTAGCTGGGTTAACTGGAGCACCAAGTATGGGATTATATAATTCTTCTAAACATGCTGTAATGGGTATTAATAAAGTAGCAGCTTTAGAAGCAGCAACTTATAATGTGCGTGTGAATACTGTTAATCCAGGTGTCATTAATACACAAATGATGCGTAATATTGAATCAAATGTGTCAGAAGACGCTGAGGCAGCAAAACATGCCTACAATGATGCAGTTCCAATGAAGCGATATGGTGAACCTGAAGAAGTAGCAAATGTTATTGCGTTTTTAATCTCTGATGAATCTACTTACATTACTTCATCTTCCTATACTATTGATGGTGGTTTATATAACGTTTAA
- a CDS encoding MurR/RpiR family transcriptional regulator: MLLTEKMREDMFSSSERAIITYIFEQREQIKDKTTQEISKETYTHPSTLIRIAKKLGYSGWIELKQVFLEEIEYLNSHYSNVDANYPFEAQDNIMTVASKMALLNQTTISDTLSLINYEDLQKATKMLEKAAHIKVFSVYHNLMICHDFKAKMNRIGKYVSLCTIDPHFEAANSSVDNCAIVISYSGESENTVELLPFLKEKRVPILAITSIGENTLTKYADCILRITTRERLYSKIDSFTTNESINFLLNVLYACVFSLNYEHNLENKIHISKYFDHRKSSNKVMKEGRLDLVDE; encoded by the coding sequence ATGTTATTGACAGAAAAAATGCGGGAGGATATGTTTTCTTCATCTGAACGAGCAATAATTACTTATATATTTGAACAGAGGGAGCAGATAAAAGATAAAACAACACAAGAAATTTCGAAGGAAACGTACACTCATCCGTCTACCTTAATCAGGATCGCAAAGAAGTTGGGGTATAGTGGTTGGATTGAATTGAAACAAGTCTTTCTAGAAGAGATAGAGTATTTAAACAGTCATTATTCAAATGTAGATGCTAATTATCCTTTTGAGGCACAGGATAATATCATGACTGTTGCAAGTAAAATGGCATTACTGAATCAGACAACCATTAGTGATACTTTGTCTCTTATAAATTATGAAGATTTGCAAAAAGCAACTAAAATGTTGGAAAAAGCAGCACATATTAAAGTTTTTTCTGTCTATCATAATTTAATGATTTGTCATGACTTTAAAGCGAAGATGAATCGGATTGGGAAATACGTTAGTCTTTGTACTATTGATCCCCATTTTGAAGCAGCAAACTCTTCAGTGGATAATTGTGCAATAGTTATCTCCTATAGTGGAGAAAGTGAAAATACCGTTGAACTATTACCATTTTTAAAGGAAAAGCGGGTTCCTATCCTTGCTATAACAAGTATTGGCGAAAATACTTTAACTAAATATGCTGATTGCATTTTAAGGATAACAACAAGAGAAAGATTGTATTCCAAAATTGACAGCTTTACCACAAACGAATCAATTAATTTTTTATTAAATGTCCTTTATGCTTGTGTTTTTTCATTAAATTACGAGCATAACCTTGAAAATAAAATTCATATCTCTAAATATTTTGATCACAGAAAAAGTTCGAATAAAGTTATGAAAGAGGGAAGACTAGATCTTGTTGATGAATAG
- a CDS encoding 6-phospho-beta-glucosidase, whose protein sequence is MAKGIKIVTIGGGSSYTPELMEGFIKRYDELPIREMWLVDVEEGKEKLQIVGEMAQRMWDASPYDVKVHLTLDRREALKEADFVTTQFRVGLLNARIKDERIPLSHGMVGQETNGAGGILKAFRTIPIILSIVEDMKELCPNAWLINFANPSGMVTDAIIRYGKWEKVIGLCNVPVMAMMAEPKLIGKTLDELVYSFAGLNHFHWHKVQDTNGNDVTSQIIDKLYENENGTPTNIFDISFFKEQLKQMNLIPCGYHRYYYRYDEMLNHMLEEYNDPEIGTRAQQVKKTEAELFDLYKDPNLDEKPEQLAKRGGAYYSDAACETIASIYANKNTHMVVSTKNNGAVPDLDPDDVVEVSAYIGSAGARPIAFGKFQPAEKGWLQVMKNMELCVEEAAVTGDYGLALQAFTINPLIPSGETAKRVLDELLIAHKNYLPQFSDKIAELEAEGIVVKDELSRSLI, encoded by the coding sequence ATGGCTAAAGGCATAAAAATTGTAACTATAGGTGGAGGCAGCAGCTATACTCCTGAACTAATGGAAGGTTTTATTAAAAGATATGACGAATTGCCAATTAGAGAAATGTGGCTCGTTGATGTGGAGGAAGGAAAAGAAAAACTTCAGATTGTTGGTGAGATGGCTCAAAGAATGTGGGATGCTTCTCCATATGATGTAAAAGTTCATTTAACATTAGACCGGCGTGAGGCACTAAAAGAGGCAGATTTTGTTACGACACAATTTAGAGTTGGTTTATTGAATGCACGGATTAAAGATGAAAGAATTCCTTTATCTCATGGAATGGTAGGACAAGAAACAAACGGAGCTGGCGGTATTCTAAAAGCCTTCCGAACAATTCCAATCATACTAAGCATTGTCGAAGATATGAAAGAATTATGCCCAAATGCGTGGTTAATTAACTTTGCTAATCCAAGTGGTATGGTGACAGATGCAATTATTCGCTACGGTAAATGGGAGAAGGTTATTGGTTTGTGCAACGTACCGGTTATGGCTATGATGGCAGAACCAAAATTGATTGGAAAGACATTAGATGAGCTTGTCTACTCTTTCGCAGGCTTAAACCATTTTCACTGGCATAAAGTACAAGATACTAATGGAAATGACGTGACATCACAAATTATTGACAAATTATACGAAAATGAAAATGGAACTCCAACAAATATATTCGACATCTCGTTTTTCAAAGAGCAACTAAAACAAATGAATTTAATTCCTTGCGGCTACCACCGTTACTATTATCGATATGATGAGATGTTAAATCATATGCTTGAAGAATATAATGACCCAGAGATTGGTACAAGAGCACAACAAGTTAAAAAGACAGAAGCAGAGCTATTTGATTTGTATAAGGATCCTAATTTAGACGAAAAGCCTGAACAATTAGCAAAACGTGGTGGAGCATACTATTCAGATGCTGCTTGTGAAACAATTGCATCGATTTATGCGAATAAAAATACGCACATGGTAGTTTCCACTAAAAATAACGGTGCTGTTCCTGATTTAGATCCAGATGATGTTGTGGAGGTTTCAGCATATATTGGTTCTGCAGGAGCAAGACCTATTGCTTTTGGCAAATTTCAACCTGCTGAAAAAGGCTGGCTGCAAGTAATGAAGAATATGGAACTATGTGTAGAAGAAGCAGCAGTTACTGGTGATTACGGCTTAGCATTACAAGCTTTTACCATTAACCCCCTTATTCCTAGCGGAGAAACAGCTAAACGTGTATTAGATGAATTGTTAATCGC